The segment TTCTTCAACAGAACGGATATTACCTGTAAAACGGAAGTCCTTTAAATAATCTAAAAAGTCCTCTTTAAAACCTTCTTCTCGCAAATATTCAAGATCACTTTCAGTGAAATGTAACCCTTTTATGTACTGTATTATTCTTTCCAACCCAGCAAAAACAGCATAGCCATTATTGAAAGGAAGCTTACGAAAGTATACTTCAAACACAGCATTTCTTTCTGAAACTCCATCCTCCCAATATGTTTCTGCCATATTAATTTGATATAAATCTGTATGCAGCATCAAGCTGTCGTCACGGTAATTAAAACTCATGCTTTTCCTCCTGCGGTTTAACCAATTCACCTTACAAAATGGCTGCACCAAGTGTGCTTTTAAAATGATTTAGCGCCCATATATGGCCTGCTTCATTAAAGGATGCTGTTGCCTTTTCATGGATATAAAGATTATATCCCTTATTATAGGCATCTACAGCCGTGTGGAGCACACATATATCTGTACAGACACCTACAAGATGAATATCCTTTATGTTTCGCTCATTGAGCTTTATTTCAAGATCTGTACCGGTAAATGCACTGTATCTTGTTTTATCCATCCAATATACATTGTTGCGCACCTTGAATTGCTCATAAACCTCTTTCAAGGAACCATATAGGTTTCTGCCTTCTGTCCCTTTAATATTATGGGGCGGAAACAATTCTGTTTCAGGATGATATGAATCCTTTTCAGTATGTAAATCAATGGCAAATACAGTAAAATGACCCTCTTCGATAAATTGCCGGGTAATTTGCGTAATAGCTTTTTCTATTTTAATTCCTGGATCACCGCAAGGCAGTGCACCTTCAATAAAATCGAAAGTATAATCAATATTAATTAGAGCTTTCACTAGAATAGCCTCCTTTAGGATACGCTAAAATATGTGAACACATTATACCGAACTTCCTGCCATTTTACCATAAAATAAGCTTATTTTCCTTGAAACATGCAAGGAACTGTACTTGTATCTTTTGGCCATTTTGTAAGTGTAAAAGTACTTTTATCTCTATCATACACCTAAATATGACAATTATTAAAGAAAGATTTTGCTGCGAGATAAATATTTTTAACAGGAGCTTTAAATAAGGACAATTTATTAATCGTCCAAATAAAAAGAAAATGGATCTGTCAGCAAGGTATTACCAATAGAACAAGATTGCACTTTAGGCTTATTTTCGATATAATTTTAGTGTTGATAACGAACCTGAGGTGTATAAATGTTTGAATTCCTAATTGATTTGACAAACATTCCAAGCTATCAAACCATCTACATTACTGTAATGATAGGATTAATGGTTAAGTACTTTTGGGATATTAACCTGCAAATCACTGTGAATGATGAATTTATCGCATCAGATGGCCTTTATTTGCAAAGAGTCATCACGACGGTAAATTTTAATGTTCAAAAATACAATACGCCCATTCTGCAATGGATATGTAAAAATATTCGTAAAAGAATGGAAAGCACTGCTGATGATCCAGAAAAACCGTTTCTCCTCCTGATATAGACTAAATCTTTCAACCAAATAGGAGGAGTCACAATGACGAAATCAGCAAAAAAACTAGTTTTAGTACTTATGACAATATTAACTGCCATCATGCTTAGCGCATGTTCAACGACAGGTAGCGGAAGTGGAAGCAGCGGAGGCTGGTTTCATAATACGGTCGTCGAGCCATTTGCATCCTTGATACATGGGACAGCAATGCTATTTAATGGCAGCTTCGGACTTGCAATCATCCTGATTACACTTATCATCCGCCTTTTGTTAATGCCGCTAATGCTGCGTCAGTATAAAAAACAACAGACGATGAAAGTGAAGATGGAACTAATCAAGCCGGAAATGGATCGAATTCAAAAAAAGCTAAAAACGACGAAAGACCAAAAAGAACAGCAAAACCTGCAGCGTGAAATGATGGACCTATATAAAACACATGGAGTTAATCCATTGTCAATGGGCTGTCTGCCAATGATCATCCAAATGCCTATTCTAATGGGCTTCTATTATGCAATAAGAGGCTCACAGGAAATTGCCAGCCATACATTCTTATGGTTTAATCTTGGTCATTCCGACCTTATCCTAACGGCAATTGCTGGTATTGTTTATTATTTACAGTTCCGTGTGACACAAAACACGATGACTGCTGAACAACAAAAGCAAATGAAATTCATGGGACTAATTTCACCAATCATGATTGTGATGGTATCGCTTAATGCTCCTGCTGCTCTTCCGCTATACTGGACAGTCGGTGGTATTTTCCTTATATTGCAATCAATGCTTGGACGCAAATTATATCCACCAGCGGTCAATGATGCTGCAGTAACAAAAAAAGACAAACAATAAGTAACAAAAAAAACAGACGAGATATCCTCCGTCTGTTTTTTCTTTATCCAATATATGCAGCCAAGTATCCTAACCATGCAAAAAGAAGCCCACCGCCAAAAGAAAAAAACAAATACCAATAGAATGTCCTTCTGGTTTTTCCTTTCCACAGCTCAGCAGCCTCGACTGCCAATGTGGAAAAGGTGGTATATGCTCCTAAAAAACCAACAGCAAACAAGAGATGGACTGTTTCATTCACATGAAATCCCGCAGTCAATCCTAATAGAAAAGAACCTGTCAAATTTATGACAAGTGTAGCAATTGGCATAACAGACTTTATCTTAGTTTTAATATATTGCATCAACCAATAACGGCTAATTGCTCCCAAAAAACCGCCAAGGGCAACTGTACCTATCATCTCAACCATAATTATGTCCTCTTTCAGCAAGCTTTGTTCCAAGTATAATCCCTAAAAAAGCGGCAGCTGGTCCTAACAGCCCGCTCGCTGCCATATAAATAAACGCATGAACTACCTCCCCCTTTTGAAATAGGGTTAGTGTTTCAAGACTGAACGTTGACAAGGTCGTGAATGAGCCAACAACACCTGTACCGATAGCTGTTGAAATTAATGGGGAGAGTTTCTTTCTTTCTGCAATATACTTTGTAAACCAGCCAAGGAAAAAAGAACCTGCAATATTTATTGCTAAGGTATGATAAGGAAAAGCGCCCTGCCCTAAACTGCATAAAAATCTGGCAATACTTCCGATAACCCCGCCGATGCCAATATAAAAATAAATCAATGCGCTTCCCCTTCTTTCCATGTAAAAAGGAGAAAACATTTTCTGCTTTCTCCCAGCCATTCTTATAGATCTTGAAAATAATCCTTATAAAATCCGCCGACTTTTCCAGAATTATCAACAATGAAATAAAATTCTTCTGTTTCATTTTTAACTTCATATGTTTCGCCGACTGTCAGCACTCTATTAACAATATACTTGCTGGCATCTGTATGTATGCACTTCACTTTTTTAACTGTATTCTTGTCATTCCATATTTCATGTATCAATGGTTAAAGCCCCTTTCACTTATATACTACTTTAGTATATAGCCAGGATGCCCTTTAACGCAACCTATCCTTGCCTCATGACACTAAATTTCTTTCGTTATGCATATGCAAAAAAATGCTGCTTCGTTCAAAGGTATACCACTGCCCTGTCGAAGCCTGTTGAAATGTTATATAGCACTGTTTATTAATCCAGTCCATTCTTTTGAATTCCATTGCCGTATATGTTTTTTCTTTGTCATTAATAGTATAAAGTTGATTTTTCGCCTGTATATTCATCATATGACCTTCTTTCTATGATGTCTTCTGATAAATATATACCACTGGCGAATTGTCCTTTAAACATACATAAGCCTATATTTTTTCATTTATTCCGGTTTTTCTTAAAAAACGTTACCCAATCATGGCCTTCAATTTCGTACAGTAGCATCTCTTCCTTATTGCAAACATAGGTAAATGCTTTAGTGGAATTGTCGTTATCATCATACACATCGACCTCCACCCGCACATATAAGCTGTTAGGATCATCAGGTGTATAATCCTCAAACTCATCCAGCAGATAAAGTTCAGCTTGAGGGACTTCAAATACTTCCCCGCGCACCTTCTCACTCCCCCGATTCAATGCTAGGAAGGGATAGCCTGCACCTGCATCGTATATTTTGCCATATACCCACACATCTTCTTGCATACAGGGATAGTTTTTCATCATATAATGATTGATTTGCTGCTTTCTTAAAGTTCCATAAACAAAGACTAGCACATTCAATAGTGGCACAGCTCCTTTTTCGGTTATCCAGTTATCAGCTTTATCGTATAGCTTCTGTGTCTTGGTCCATCAAACTCGCAAAAATAAATGCCCTGCCATGTACCTAAAGATAATTTCCCGTTATTAATTATAACCATCTCAGAGGCACCAACTGTACTTGCTTTCATATGTGCGGCTGTGTTTCCTTCCATATGCCTGTCCTTATCCAAGCTCCATGGGTACACTTCGTCAAAACGGCGAATCATATCTGTGACAACATCGGGATCAGCATTTTCATTTATCGTTATTCCTGCTGTTGTGTGGGGGCAATACACGATTGCAAAACCTTCTGTTATTTTTGTTTCTGTAACAGCAGCCTGAATCTCGTCTGTTATTTCATAAAACATTGTATGTTCACTAGTTTTTAAGCGCTTGTGTATTAGCATAATCACTGTGCTCCTCTCACCATTTTTATGGTCTTTATTATTTATTTAACCGATTTTTATTAACTATAACATGACATCGTTACAATTTTTAAAAATACCAGTTAAAATTATCCAACACTACCTTTTTACTTTTCATAGCATGAGCTTTGCGTTAGTATGGACATTGTAAGAATATTCAATCCATTTATTTAAGGAGGATGCAAAATGAAAATTATGAGCAATGAACAGCTGATTTTTTCTTATCGAGATGCATTGAAAGCCGGAAATGAAGAGGAATGGATAATTATGCTGAAACAGGAAATGGACAAGCGTGGTCTCAATCCGAGTATTGGGACTGAATAGAACAAAAAAAGAGGATGCTAATTGCTTAGCATCCTCTTTCTATTAAGCCTCAAAAAGTAATGATTCAGGATCTTCTAATAATGCTTTAACTCTTGCCAGGAAGGTTACCGCTTCCTTGCCGTCAATGATACGATGATCATAGGAAAGAGCTAAATACATCATTGGCCTGTTTTCCATTTTCTCATTGTCAATGGCAACAGGACGCATTTGGATTTTATGCATACCTAGTATTCCGACTTGAGGACCGTTCAAGATAGGTGTGGACAATAGCGAACCGAACACACCGCCATTAGTAATAGTAAATGTTCCTCCTTGCAAATCTGATAAGGACAATTTATTATTACGCGCTTTATCTGCAAACGTCATAATATCACTTTCTATTTCGGCAAAATTCTTACGATCCGCATCACGAAGAACTGGTACAACCAAACCATCATCTGTAGAAACAGCTATGCCAATATCATAGAATTTTTTAAGGACAATTTCGTCTCCCTGTATTTCAGCGTTTAACAGCGGTGCTTTCTTCAAGCAAGCAACAACTGCTTTAGTAAAGAATGACATGAATCCAAGCTTCACATCATTTTCTTTATGAAATTGATCCTTGCGTTTATTTCTTAGTTTCATAATATTGCTCATATCCACCTCGTTAAAGGTTGTAAGCATTGCAGTGTTTTGCTGCACTTCTACAAGCCTTGAGGCAATTGTTTGTCTTCTGCGCGTCATTCTAACACGCTCTGTCGGCTTGCCTGGATTTGCTTCTGCCGCTTGAGGCTGTTTATTTCCCGTCTCTTTTGGTGCAGAGGGTGCAGGCTGTTCTTTTCTTTTGTCATGCTCTATTACATCATGGGCACGCAATCTTCCTAACGGATCATTCGATAAAACCTGCGATAAATCAATCCCTTTTTCTCTTGCTAGCTTTCTTGCAGATGGGGAAGCGATTGGATATCCTTTTGCTTCCGGCTTAATCGGACTTGGTTCCTCTTTTGCAGGAGGAGCTTCCGTTACTACAGGCGCTTCTTGGACAGGCGCTTTAGGCGGTGTTTCTGCTTGCTTAGTATTGGCACCACCCTCAGAAACGATAGCGATAATTTCTCCAACCTGAACTGTATCACCTTCATTAGCCTTCAGTTCCTGTAAAATACCACTTTCTTCAGAAATGATTTCAACGTTTACCTTGTCTGTTTCCAGTTCTACTATATAGTCACCTTTTTCTACATATTCACCTGTCTTTTTCAGCCATTGTGCTACGGTACCTTCTGTAATTGATTCTGCTAGTTCTGGTATTTTAATCTCACCCATCTTAAAAATCCCCCTCTATTCAATCCATGTCAATGCTTTATTAATGATTCTTGCTTGATTTTTGCGATGAACAATTGGGTCCCCTTCTGCAGGACTTGATCTTCTGCGTCGTCCGATATAATCGAATGTGACAGTTTCAGGTAGCAGCTTCTCCACTCTTGGCTCCATGAAGCTCCATGCACCCATATTTTGAGGCTCCTCTTGCACCCATCTAATTTCTTGTAAATTAGGATATTTTATTAAAATTTCTTTCAATTTATTCGCTGGGAACGGATAAAGTTCCTCGATACGTACACTATGCACCCAATCAGAATCCTCCAGCTGCATAATTCCTTGATGAAGGTCGATTGCTATCTTTCCAGTTGACAGCAAAATTCGTTTCACAGCCTGTGGATTTTTGCCAGTAAGCTCTTCCTCTACTACTGGTTGAAACGTGTCGTTGCTGAATGCACTTACACTTGATGCCACATCTGCATTTCTTAACAAGCTTTTCGGTGTCATGATTACTAGTGGTCTTACTTCCTCTTTATTTAAGATGGCTGCCTGTCTGCGCAAAATATGAAAATATTGTGCAGATGATGTTAAATTGGCAACAGTCCAGTTATTTTCCGCAGCAGAGGTCAAAAATCTTTCCAGTCGTCCGCTCGAATGCTCTGGTCCTTGGCCTTCATAAGCATGTGGAAGCAACATTACTAACCCGGACTTTTGTCCCCATTTTGCTCTTCCAGCTGAAATGAATTGATCAAATATAACTTGTGCAGCATTAGCAAAATCGCCGAATTGTGCTTCCCAAAGAACGAGTGTTTCAGGAGCAAACACATTATAGCCATATTCAAAACCAAGAACGGCACCTTCTGACAGCGGACTGTTATGTACCGCAAAGGACGCTTGTGCAGTTGACAACAAATGAAGCGGTGAGTAAACCTTATCTGATTCATTATCATGAAGCACAATATTTCTATGTGCAAAGGTTCCTCGTTCTGAGTCCTGGCCAGACAAGCGAATTGGCGTGCCGTCCTGCAGGATGCTCGCATAAGCTAAGGTCTCAGCCAACCCCCAATCAATCTTCCCTTCTTCTATCGCTTTTTCACGTCGTTTTAAGATTTTACTTAGTTTGTCAAATACACGGAAGTTATCAGGAAACGAAATTAATTCTGAATTAATTTCCTTCAGTCGCTTTTCTGAAATAGTTGTATCAATCATAGGCAAATCTCTTTCAACCGAATTTGGAGGAAGTGCTTCTTCGTCCATTTCTTCCTTTGTAGGCACTTTATCATACGCTTGCTTTAATTTAGCAATAACGTCCTTTTTTAAGCCTTGGAATTCAGTTTCAGACAATACACCTTGTTCCTGTAAAACGTTAAAGTAGCTCGCCGTAATAGTAGGATGTTCTTTGATTATTTTGTACATCAATGGATTTGTAGTCATCGGCTCATCCATTTCATTATGTCCATATCTTCTATAGCCGATTAAATCAATCAAGAAATCCTTGTTAAAGGCAGCTCTGTACTCACATGCCAGCTTTGCAGCCTTTATTACCGCTTCCGGATCGTCTGCATTTACATGAATGATTGGAATTTCAAAACCTTTGGCAAGGTCACTTGCATATCTTGTCGATCTTGAGTCCCTTGATTCAGTTGTAAATCCGATCGTATTATTTGCTATTATGTGTATCGTCCCACCTGTTCTATATCCTTTAAGTCCAGTCAGGTTTAGTGTTTCTGCCACAATGCCTTGCCCTGGAAATGCCGCGTCTCCATGAATCAGGATAGCTTGTGCAGATTGATGGTTCTCTTCAGGAAAGCCTGGAGCTGTTCTGTCATCTTGTGATGCGCGTGTAAATCCTTCAACAACAGAGCCGACAAACTCCAGATGGCTTGGATTATTTGCCAATGTAAGGCGTACATTCGATGTGCTGCTCTTCTTGATTTGTCTGTTCAGCCCTAAGTGATATTTCACATCACCTGTCCAGCCAAAGCTTATACCGATTGATCCTTCTGAAGGAACAAGCTTTTTATTTGGGGCATGCTGAAATTCAGCAAAAATCATCTCATACGGCTTTTCAAGCACATGTGCTAACACATTTAGCCTTCCTCTGTGAGCCATCCCAATATGAACGTTTTTTGCACCGTTAACAACAGACTGAGATATAATCTCATCAAGCAATGGAACCATCGTATCAAGGCCTTCAATCGAGAATCGCTTTTGGCCGACATATGTTTTATGTAAGAAATTTTCGAATTCCTCAACCTCTACCACTCTTTTTAGGAGTTTTTTCTTCAGTTCTTTATTGCAGGCAGGCTTGAGACTTCCTGATTCCACCTTTTTCTGGAGCCAGTTTTTTTCATTTATATCGTTCACATGATAAAATTCAAAGGCAATTTTATTCATATAAACATCCTTTAAATATTGCACAACTTCAAAGCCATTTCTTACAGTGCTTGGTGCATCCTGACAAAGCAGTGATGCATCAATTTTTTCTAAGTCCTCTTTAGTAAGCTGATAACGAGACAACTCAAAAAGTTCCTCTTGCCTATGTACATCACCCAATGGGTAAATATCTGCAGCTAAATGGCCATACGCCCTGATTTTGTTCACTAATGTAACTGCTGCAATGACCTTTTCAACTTCTAAATTACTTCCAGAAGATAGTGCTGGTTTACGTACAGTGTCTTCCTGTTCAATTGGTGACCCCCAAGTTGCGAAAAAATCTCGCATTTCCTCATCAACTGAATCAGGATTTTCTAAGTATTTGTCGTACAGCTCCATTGCAACCCCGAGATTGGGTCCATAAAACGCTGGCTGATAGGAGCCTTTACCACTAGATGGCTTTCCCATGAAAATTTCCCTCCACCATATTTAGTAACAACTATATTCCCCATATGCTCGCCTTTTACACTTTCAAGGCGTTTATCTGATAAAAATAAAACGTTTACATTTGTATTTTAACACGGTATTGCACCCGTTACAAAAGATTTACCCATTTTAATAGTAAAAATATTGTAAATTTTTTTCACACCTTTTTTTACTGTGGTAAAAAACCTTTTATAATAAATAAATATGCTAGGAATCTAGGATAATGTTTATAAGTTTTTAAATAGTTTTTGCTTCTTTTTTTTTCAGTTTTTTTCTGAACCTAAAAAAAGCTGCCCATTTAATGAGCAGCATAATACATTTGTTTCTTATTTAGTGACAATACCATTTTCAGGCAATGATATGGTTACGGTTGTACCCACTCCGATCCTGCTGTCTAATTGTATACTGCCTTGATAATAATCCACGATTTTTTTGGCTATTGCCAATCCAAGACCAGTTCCGCCTTGGCCTCTGCTGCGGGCTTTATCCACTCTGTAAAAGCGGTCAAATACCTTGTCAATTTCTTCATCTGGAATGCCGATACCTTTATCACTTATTTGCAGAATAAATAGCTTGTCTCTTTTAGATGTTGAAACAGAAATCTCTTTACTTGCTCCAGAGTATTTAATTGCGTTATCTAGAAGGATCGTAAGTACTTGTTGAAAATGCTGCTCTGCAATACCATTAAGCTGGTTTGATTGTAATTGGACATGGAACTTAAAGTCACTGTGAAGCATTTGAAAATCCTTAACAGCTCCTTCAATGATGGTATTAACCATTTCCGGTGATAAATTGTCCTGGTCAATCCTGTTATGGTCTAATCTAGTTAAATCAAGCAATGTGAGCACTAGTTTTTTTAATTTCTCTGTTTCATCAAGGGAAGCCTTCAATGATTCCTCAAGTATTTCAGGATTATGCTTCCCCCATCTATTTAACATGGAAAGATGGCCTTCCAAAATGGAAATTGGCGTTCTTAGCTCATGGGAGGCATCTTCGACAAATTGCTTTTGCGCTTGAAAGGATAATTCAATTCGATCCATCATATGATTAAAAATCGTAGTAAGCTCTGAAATTTCGTCCTTTTGCGGATACACAGGCATCCTTTCTTTAAAGCCAGCACTTTTTATTTTTTTCATTGTGTTTGTCATGATGCTTAATGGCTTTAAAAGCTCTCTTGACATTAAGTAGCCGATTAACGCACTAATCAAAATTGCTGCAATCGCAAACAGCATCATCGCAAACGCTAAATGCTTCATGACTAACTTATACGAATCAAGCAGTCTAATGATTTCAATTTCTCCTGAGAAGTTTTTGCTTTTTATAGGGTAACTGTAAACTAATGACTGCTCTTCTCCAACAGAAACATACTTAAGCTCTTTTTCGTCCTCAACAATATCCGGTTCAAGAATCGGAAAATCTCCGTTCAAATGAGAAATCAGTACATTTCCGTCTTCATCAATAACGCGAATCAGCTGATTTTTTGTGTTTAATTGCTCTAATGTAGCCAAGCTGTTTTTGATTTCCGTTTCACTTATCGTTTTATCGTCAGATTTCAAATAGGCCACAAATTCATTCATCGTTTGCCTGACGTCATTCTCCTCCTGGTTCATCAACCAAGTCGATACAGTATGAAATTCAAAAAAAGTAAAGATGCTGTATGTTAGGAAAATACTTAATGATAGACCTAGTGTCAGTTTCCATTTCCATGGAAGCAAGGATAGTCTTCTTCCGATATTCATCTCATCACATACCCTATTCCTCTGACTGTTTCAATGTATTGTTCCTGTCCTGACGGATCAAGTTTATTCCTTAAGTAACGAACATATACATCAATAACATTTGTCTCCACTTCAGATTCATAGCCCCATATTTTATTTAAAAGCACATCCCTTGTCAGCACGATATTAATATTGCTCATAAACATGCTGAGAAGGTCATACTCTCTTTTCGTCAGTGCAATAACTTCCTTGCCTTTTCTGGCAATATGGGATTCCAATTCCAGTACAATATCTTTATATGTAAGCACTGTCAGCTTTTGCACTGGTTCTGTTTGTTCGCTCGAGATGTTTTCAATTCTTCTGAATAGCGCTCTAAGTCTTGCAAGCAGCTCTTCAATAGCGAATGGCTTCACTAAATAATCGTCTGCCCCGCTGTCCAAGCCTGAAACCCTGTCAAGTACATTGTCTCTTGCAGTTATCATCAATATCGGTGTGTTTTTCACTTGCCGGATTCTTCTGCACACCTCCATCCCGTTTAACTCTGGAAGCATGAGATCAAGGAGGATAACGTCCCATTGTTCAGTAATCGCTTTATTAAGACCGCTTCTGCCGTCTGCACAAACCTCTGTATGATAGCCTTCGTAATTCAATTCCAGCTCAATAAACCGAGCAAGATTTTTTTCATCTTCTATAATAAGGATTCTTTTCATCTATATCACCCGCATTCTAAATAAACATACTTCTAGTTTACCATGGACTGACTCATCTCAAACAGTGTTATCACTTGTATACAAAGAAGGAGCGGGATGTTTTCCACCCCGCTGCTTTAGTCATTATTTATTTATTTCTTCTATACATAAATGTGTCTTTTATTGCGTGTGTTATACCAACAATTTGTACTCCAAACAATGAAGCAGCTGTCAAGGATGAAAAAATAATCATCGCATATCGAAATACCATCACTTTTTTCCTCCCTTTATCATTAATGTTTTTTGAATAACCCTATTTCCAAGTTGCATTTGTTTCTCTTGTTGTTAAATTACACCCCTATTCAAAAAAACGAATGAGAAAAACATTAAAAATACATGAGAACACGTTTTCAGCCGAATATTTTTTTTTGAAATGACGGAAGCTATAAATCGGGACTTGCAGGGTGCATTCCATTCAAAAAATAATGGCCAAACAAGGAGGAATATCAATGAATGTTGGAAGAGCTATTGAAATCATGAATGCTGGCGAAATTGTTCATGTAAGTTATAATGGTGAACAGATTTTCATTCAAAATGTCAATGAGGATACTAAAACGGCAAGAATATATACGAAAAACAATCCAGAACAAGAGCTAGAGGTCGATGTACTACAGCTTATTGAAGAGCAATAACCTACTTTTTATTCTAAAAATATAGAAAAAGCAAAATAATAGTTGCAATTATTGGAAAGGTATAGTAAATTTAATTTCAATTACATAGTATTTTCTTATCAAGAGAGGTAGAGGGAATGGCCCGAAGAAACCTCAGCAACCTTCAGCTTGTTTTCACAAGCCTGAAAAGGTGCTAATTCCATCAAGCGGTATGCTTGAAAGATAAGAAGAATGGCCATAATGAAAATTCATGTCTTCTTCTTACTTTTAGGGAGAGGACTTTTTATTTTTTAAATAACCAAACCTCTCCTCCTATTCTTGGAAGAATAATACTTTTAGATAATATCAAACTATTTTAAATAACTTCTATATTTTGAATAGTCAGGAACAAGAAGGAGTGTACCAATATGTATGATGTAGAGACTAAATTAGCCCAAATAGGCAACAGAAGTGAAAAAGCAACAGGAACTGTCAACCCGCCAGTTTATTTTTCAACGGCTTATAGACATACTGGAATAGGCGAATCCACAGGATATGATTATACTCGCACAGGAAACCCAACAAGAGAGGTTTTAGAAAAAGCGATTGCTGACCTCGAGGAAGGCGACCGCGGATTTGCTTGCAGTTCTGGCATGGCAGCAATTCAAACAATTCTTTCTTTATTTCAAAGCGGTGATGAATGGATTATATCTAAAGACCTTTACGGCGGCACTTACCGTTTGCTTGAACAAGGCTTTAAAAAGTGGGGCCTTCGATGTTGTTATGTAAATACATCTAGCATTGAGGACATTGCTGCTGCAATTACGGAAAATACGAAAGCTATTTTCATAGAAACACCTACTAACCCTCTTATGGA is part of the Niallia taxi genome and harbors:
- a CDS encoding cysteine hydrolase family protein produces the protein MLVKALINIDYTFDFIEGALPCGDPGIKIEKAITQITRQFIEEGHFTVFAIDLHTEKDSYHPETELFPPHNIKGTEGRNLYGSLKEVYEQFKVRNNVYWMDKTRYSAFTGTDLEIKLNERNIKDIHLVGVCTDICVLHTAVDAYNKGYNLYIHEKATASFNEAGHIWALNHFKSTLGAAIL
- the yidC gene encoding membrane protein insertase YidC yields the protein MTKSAKKLVLVLMTILTAIMLSACSTTGSGSGSSGGWFHNTVVEPFASLIHGTAMLFNGSFGLAIILITLIIRLLLMPLMLRQYKKQQTMKVKMELIKPEMDRIQKKLKTTKDQKEQQNLQREMMDLYKTHGVNPLSMGCLPMIIQMPILMGFYYAIRGSQEIASHTFLWFNLGHSDLILTAIAGIVYYLQFRVTQNTMTAEQQKQMKFMGLISPIMIVMVSLNAPAALPLYWTVGGIFLILQSMLGRKLYPPAVNDAAVTKKDKQ
- the crcB gene encoding fluoride efflux transporter CrcB — encoded protein: MVEMIGTVALGGFLGAISRYWLMQYIKTKIKSVMPIATLVINLTGSFLLGLTAGFHVNETVHLLFAVGFLGAYTTFSTLAVEAAELWKGKTRRTFYWYLFFSFGGGLLFAWLGYLAAYIG
- a CDS encoding fluoride efflux transporter FluC, coding for MIYFYIGIGGVIGSIARFLCSLGQGAFPYHTLAINIAGSFFLGWFTKYIAERKKLSPLISTAIGTGVVGSFTTLSTFSLETLTLFQKGEVVHAFIYMAASGLLGPAAAFLGIILGTKLAERGHNYG
- a CDS encoding DUF6501 family protein; the protein is MIHEIWNDKNTVKKVKCIHTDASKYIVNRVLTVGETYEVKNETEEFYFIVDNSGKVGGFYKDYFQDL
- a CDS encoding gamma-glutamylcyclotransferase family protein, with the translated sequence MLVFVYGTLRKQQINHYMMKNYPCMQEDVWVYGKIYDAGAGYPFLALNRGSEKVRGEVFEVPQAELYLLDEFEDYTPDDPNSLYVRVEVDVYDDNDNSTKAFTYVCNKEEMLLYEIEGHDWVTFFKKNRNK
- a CDS encoding secondary thiamine-phosphate synthase enzyme YjbQ gives rise to the protein MLIHKRLKTSEHTMFYEITDEIQAAVTETKITEGFAIVYCPHTTAGITINENADPDVVTDMIRRFDEVYPWSLDKDRHMEGNTAAHMKASTVGASEMVIINNGKLSLGTWQGIYFCEFDGPRHRSYTIKLITG
- the sda gene encoding sporulation histidine kinase inhibitor Sda, giving the protein MKIMSNEQLIFSYRDALKAGNEEEWIIMLKQEMDKRGLNPSIGTE
- the odhB gene encoding 2-oxoglutarate dehydrogenase complex dihydrolipoyllysine-residue succinyltransferase, with amino-acid sequence MGEIKIPELAESITEGTVAQWLKKTGEYVEKGDYIVELETDKVNVEIISEESGILQELKANEGDTVQVGEIIAIVSEGGANTKQAETPPKAPVQEAPVVTEAPPAKEEPSPIKPEAKGYPIASPSARKLAREKGIDLSQVLSNDPLGRLRAHDVIEHDKRKEQPAPSAPKETGNKQPQAAEANPGKPTERVRMTRRRQTIASRLVEVQQNTAMLTTFNEVDMSNIMKLRNKRKDQFHKENDVKLGFMSFFTKAVVACLKKAPLLNAEIQGDEIVLKKFYDIGIAVSTDDGLVVPVLRDADRKNFAEIESDIMTFADKARNNKLSLSDLQGGTFTITNGGVFGSLLSTPILNGPQVGILGMHKIQMRPVAIDNEKMENRPMMYLALSYDHRIIDGKEAVTFLARVKALLEDPESLLFEA